In the genome of Verrucomicrobiia bacterium, one region contains:
- the kdsB gene encoding 3-deoxy-manno-octulosonate cytidylyltransferase: MKIRSLGVIPARYGAQRFPGKPLAIIADKTLVQRVYEQAAKAKRLDKVIVATEDTRILEAVEAFGGDAMLTSPDCATGTDRVAEVARAYECDLVVNIQGDEPLMRPEMIDQLVEGMQSDSQCVMGTLARKLESAANLDNPNVVKVALAQNGNALYFSRSRVPFVRDAKTGDALEWLKAAKFYKHLGIYAFRRDFLLRFVQLPQSELEKTEKLEQLRALENGFSIKVLVTPYDSIGVDRPEDVELVEEILRTQT, encoded by the coding sequence ATGAAGATTCGCTCATTGGGGGTGATTCCCGCCCGTTACGGCGCGCAACGGTTTCCAGGCAAACCGCTCGCGATAATTGCCGATAAGACCCTCGTACAGCGCGTTTACGAACAGGCCGCCAAGGCGAAGCGCCTCGACAAAGTCATTGTCGCCACCGAAGACACCCGCATTCTCGAAGCCGTCGAGGCGTTCGGCGGCGATGCGATGCTCACCTCCCCCGATTGCGCCACAGGAACCGATCGCGTCGCGGAGGTTGCGCGTGCTTACGAATGCGATCTGGTGGTGAACATTCAAGGTGACGAGCCGTTGATGCGTCCGGAGATGATCGACCAACTCGTCGAAGGTATGCAATCCGATTCACAGTGCGTCATGGGCACGCTGGCCCGCAAGCTGGAGTCCGCCGCCAATCTCGACAATCCGAACGTGGTAAAGGTCGCGCTCGCCCAAAACGGAAATGCGCTGTATTTTTCCCGGAGCCGGGTCCCGTTCGTTCGGGACGCGAAGACCGGCGACGCGCTGGAGTGGTTGAAGGCGGCGAAGTTTTACAAACATTTGGGGATCTACGCGTTTCGGCGCGATTTCCTGTTGAGGTTTGTGCAATTGCCGCAGAGCGAGTTGGAAAAGACCGAGAAGCTGGAGCAGTTGCGCGCGTTGGAAAACGGATTCTCGATCAAGGTGTTGGTTACGCCTTATGATTCGATCGGCGTGGATCGGCCCGAAGATGTCGAGTTGGTGGAAGAAATCCTGAGAACTCAGACATGA